The nucleotide sequence GTATCACTTCGTATTCTGTACAGGATTTTAACAAACATCCAACTTACTAAACTGATCGGACATGAAAAAAACGTTCATCAAACGTTTAAATTGAAGAAACTGGtcctacattttcaaaatttaaaccgCAGCTGACTTTAttagcaatttctgaaaaataaaacgcaGGATTTTTTATCGCAATAATTAATCGAGTGATTGAACTAAGTTAacatcaagtacatacttttagAGGAGTCGCAGCATTTGTTATTTGCATAGCTACGTTAGTTAAAGCTAAAAGAGGTGACCACTGGTGTCCTGCTACTTTCTGGATCAGATCTATGCCAATCAATTTCGGTATAATACTTCGCTGTCTAATAGTTTCGTATTCTTGCAACGCTTTATAATCACCTGATAACGTGAAATATATTGCACCAAGATATTAATCTCTTTAGCAACCTGAACTAAATCCCAACAGATTATTAATGAAAGTACAATATTTCAACTAACCGTATTTCGCTCCATATGAAGCGTAACGAGCGAGAACATCGCTAAGACAAGCTACATCACCGAATCCTAAATTGACACCTTGCCCAGCTAACGGATGAACCCGATGAGCTGCATCTCtgtaaaattataaatcaaacGATAAActcattttcaacgaatttcattttttttttactaaccaACACTTTTATTACCTACCCAACAAGAGCTACATTTCTCGAAATATAGGAAACTGCATGGCCAAATCCGAGTGGAAATGATGCTCGACTGCCTTCGACAACATCAACAATCGTAGGAGGAGTAAGTTCTTGCCTTTTTTCATCGatattcattttcttcaaaagtgaGCTTACAGCTTGAGTGacgttttcattcaatttatcGGTAACTGGTTCTTCCCactgaaaatgtaaatttatcgGAGAATTACTAACGTGAAGGCAACACGACGTTACATTATTGTAAACATTTCGCTCACCAAAGCAGAGTTCAAAGCATCGACGAAAGATTCTTCGGTAAGAGAAAGAAGGAAATTAGCTTGCTCCGGGGTTGTAGTCCAAACCAAAGAGCTAGTGGTTCTATCCAACTGTAAAACAATTACATATATGATGTCAATTCGAATATATATTCACCTAAATCAACACTCGATACTCGATAGAAAATATTACCGGAAGTAAAGCAATTGGTCCAGTGCATAGGAATTTTTGCCAAGCGATATCGTTCTCTCCATTCTAAAACAGtcgaaataatttattaaaatattttaatttaataaataataatatgttCAAAAGTATCTCACTTGACTAAGTTTCAATGTAGCAACAATTCCTCGCTGTTTGTAATCCCATGAAATATACTGAGTACCCATTGCTTGTCTTACTTTTGAATTCGCTCCATCTGTACCCaactaattgaataaaatgaaacatttagaATATTCAACGTTCCATCAGGAAGCTAAATTATTTCAGTATAAAAACAAACCTACCAATAGATTACATTCTAGTTGAATATTATCGTTAGCTGTTAAAGATACTCCATCTTCCTCATTATCTGGTAACTTGAAATTCTTAGCTTGACTATTATGCATTATTTCTAAATTCTCATATTTACTCATGGAGTTCATCGCAGCGGCTATTAAAATATCGTTTTCAACTATGTAAGCTAAGTTATCGCCTTCGTTTTCGGCGGTGAAAACGGTACCAATGTTTTTTGAACCGTTTCCCCAAACCTAGAAATGATACGGAATGAGAAATACAATAATGATATTGAGTATATTGGTAGCGTACATTATTACTTTCATTTCGTTgacatttttacatttgttCGATACGGTATCCCAGATATCTATCGATTGCAATAAATGTTTAGTTGAATTGTTAATAGCTGAAACTCGGTTACTAAATGGTCGA is from Planococcus citri chromosome 1, ihPlaCitr1.1, whole genome shotgun sequence and encodes:
- the Coq6 gene encoding ubiquinone biosynthesis monooxygenase COQ6, mitochondrial isoform X2, which translates into the protein MIEGGPSKLWESELSKNDRPFSNRVSAINNSTKHLLQSIDIWDTVSNKCKNVNEMKVWGNGSKNIGTVFTAENEGDNLAYIVENDILIAAAMNSMSKYENLEIMHNSQAKNFKLPDNEEDGVSLTANDNIQLECNLLLGTDGANSKVRQAMGTQYISWDYKQRGIVATLKLSQNGENDIAWQKFLCTGPIALLPLDRTTSSLVWTTTPEQANFLLSLTEESFVDALNSALWEEPVTDKLNENVTQAVSSLLKKMNIDEKRQELTPPTIVDVVEGSRASFPLGFGHAVSYISRNVALVGDAAHRVHPLAGQGVNLGFGDVACLSDVLARYASYGAKYGDYKALQEYETIRQRSIIPKLIGIDLIQKVAGHQWSPLLALTNVAMQITNAATPLKKLLIKSAAV
- the Coq6 gene encoding ubiquinone biosynthesis monooxygenase COQ6, mitochondrial isoform X1, translated to MLKPNARQYYDIIITGGGMVGSVLACKLAKTLSAYKPSILMIEGGPSKLWESELSKNDRPFSNRVSAINNSTKHLLQSIDIWDTVSNKCKNVNEMKVWGNGSKNIGTVFTAENEGDNLAYIVENDILIAAAMNSMSKYENLEIMHNSQAKNFKLPDNEEDGVSLTANDNIQLECNLLLGTDGANSKVRQAMGTQYISWDYKQRGIVATLKLSQNGENDIAWQKFLCTGPIALLPLDRTTSSLVWTTTPEQANFLLSLTEESFVDALNSALWEEPVTDKLNENVTQAVSSLLKKMNIDEKRQELTPPTIVDVVEGSRASFPLGFGHAVSYISRNVALVGDAAHRVHPLAGQGVNLGFGDVACLSDVLARYASYGAKYGDYKALQEYETIRQRSIIPKLIGIDLIQKVAGHQWSPLLALTNVAMQITNAATPLKKLLIKSAAV